The following coding sequences are from one Roseburia hominis A2-183 window:
- a CDS encoding aminotransferase class I/II-fold pyridoxal phosphate-dependent enzyme, with protein MEAGSQKRAPVYEALEQLKKRRVVPFDVPGHKRGRGNPELVELLGEKCVSLDVNSMKPLDNLCHPVSVIKEAEELAAEAFRADHAFFMVGGTTSSVQSMVLSVCRAGDKIILPRNVHKSVINALVLCGAIPVYVNPEVDKKLGISLGMEISEVERAILENPGAVAVLVNNPTYYGICSDLRSIVKLAHEHEMLVLVDEAHGTHLYFGEDLPVCAMDAGADMASVSMHKSGGSLTQSSLLLTGKNVNWEYVSQIINLTQTTSASYLLMSSLDISRRNLALRGRESFRKVAEMAEYARAEINDIGGYYAYGKDMVNGGSVYDFDVTKLSVYTRGIGLAGIEVYDLLRDEYDIQIELGDIANILAYISIGDRIQDIERLVGALADVKRLYSKDPAQMLNTEYINPTVLVSPQAAFYAEKKCMPIRETAGKICGEFVMCYPPGIPILAPGEMITPEIIEYIIYAKEKGCSMQGTEDPAVEHLNVLVDDRQVWK; from the coding sequence ATGGAAGCAGGATCCCAGAAGCGCGCTCCGGTCTACGAAGCGCTGGAACAATTAAAAAAGAGAAGAGTCGTTCCTTTCGATGTGCCGGGGCACAAGAGAGGGCGTGGCAACCCGGAGCTCGTGGAACTTCTGGGGGAGAAATGTGTGAGTCTGGATGTGAATTCCATGAAGCCGCTTGACAACCTGTGCCATCCGGTGTCGGTCATCAAAGAGGCGGAGGAACTGGCGGCGGAGGCTTTCCGGGCAGATCACGCGTTTTTTATGGTGGGAGGAACAACGTCCTCCGTGCAGAGCATGGTGTTGTCGGTCTGTCGTGCCGGGGATAAGATCATCCTGCCGCGCAATGTACATAAGAGTGTGATCAATGCACTGGTACTCTGCGGCGCTATTCCGGTCTATGTGAATCCGGAGGTGGACAAAAAGCTTGGCATTTCACTCGGTATGGAGATCTCGGAGGTGGAGCGGGCGATTCTGGAGAATCCGGGCGCGGTGGCGGTTCTTGTGAACAATCCGACTTATTACGGAATCTGTTCCGATCTGCGCTCCATCGTGAAGCTGGCACATGAACACGAGATGCTTGTGCTTGTGGATGAAGCGCACGGCACCCATCTGTATTTCGGGGAGGACCTTCCGGTCTGCGCGATGGATGCCGGTGCAGATATGGCGTCCGTCTCCATGCACAAATCCGGAGGAAGCTTAACACAGAGTTCCCTGCTTTTAACCGGCAAAAATGTCAACTGGGAGTATGTCAGCCAGATTATCAACCTCACACAGACGACAAGCGCGTCTTATCTTCTGATGTCAAGTCTCGACATCTCGCGGAGAAATCTGGCGCTGCGCGGAAGGGAATCGTTCCGCAAAGTGGCGGAGATGGCGGAATATGCCAGGGCGGAGATCAACGACATCGGCGGATATTATGCTTACGGCAAGGATATGGTGAACGGCGGAAGCGTCTATGACTTTGATGTGACGAAGCTCTCAGTCTATACGCGGGGAATCGGTCTGGCAGGAATCGAGGTCTATGATCTGTTGCGGGATGAGTACGATATCCAGATTGAGCTGGGGGACATTGCCAACATCTTAGCCTACATTTCAATCGGCGACCGCATCCAGGATATCGAGCGGCTGGTGGGAGCGTTGGCAGACGTCAAACGCTTGTATTCCAAGGACCCTGCACAGATGTTAAATACAGAATATATAAATCCGACTGTTCTTGTTTCACCGCAGGCGGCTTTTTACGCAGAGAAAAAATGCATGCCGATCCGGGAGACGGCAGGAAAGATCTGCGGAGAGTTTGTGATGTGCTATCCGCCGGGAATTCCGATTCTCGCGCCGGGTGAGATGATTACGCCGGAGATCATCGAATATATCATCTATGCCAAGGAGAAGGGCTGCTCCATGCAGGGAACGGAAGATCCGGCGGTGGAGCACTTAAATGTCTTAGTGGATGACCGGCAGGTGTGGAAATAA
- a CDS encoding MarR family transcriptional regulator, protein MKDREELLKEIALMLERQDMLSKLTENQCLDEYGYSETHCIDYIGRLELPNVTKVAEHMGMTRGAISKMTKKLLAKGLIEKYTLETNKKEVYFKLTDQGRLLFDEHAKRHQRWEKRDMEFLARYSVEDVRTVSRFMTEFNGYLEEQIETITGTQAEG, encoded by the coding sequence ATGAAAGATCGGGAAGAGCTGTTAAAAGAAATCGCGCTCATGCTGGAGCGGCAGGATATGCTTTCCAAACTGACGGAAAACCAGTGTCTGGATGAATACGGCTATTCGGAGACACACTGTATCGACTATATCGGAAGACTGGAACTGCCGAACGTCACGAAGGTGGCGGAGCACATGGGGATGACGCGCGGCGCGATCAGCAAGATGACCAAGAAGCTTCTTGCCAAAGGGCTGATCGAAAAATATACGCTGGAGACGAACAAAAAGGAAGTATATTTCAAGCTCACGGATCAGGGCAGGCTTTTGTTTGATGAGCATGCGAAGCGGCATCAGCGATGGGAGAAGCGCGATATGGAATTTCTGGCGCGCTATTCCGTCGAGGATGTGAGGACGGTGAGCCGTTTTATGACGGAGTTCAACGGCTATCTGGAAGAGCAGATCGAGACGATTACAGGGACGCAGGCAGAAGGATGA
- the nspC gene encoding carboxynorspermidine decarboxylase: MKWNELPTPCYVVNQKKLKENLIILHNLEQDTGCHVLLAQKAFSTYALYPLIGQYISGTTASGLYEARLGAEEMGRENHVFAPAYKDSDMEELVTLCDHVIFNSFAQYVRHRKKVAAQNAASGTEHRVSIGLRINPEYSTQEGHAIYDPCAPGSRLGMTREAFEKGLAGLGMRRQEDGSYELPEDVEGLHFHTLCEQDADDLECTFYAFEEQFASYLKQVRWLNLGGGHHITRPGYQIERLKKLIGYIRETYGLAVYLEPGEAVALNAGYLVTEVCDIVHNGMDILILDASAACHMPDVLEMPYRPPLRDGFAAGEQKYTYRLSSLTCLAGDVIGDYSFTHEIQIGDRLVFEDMAIYSMVKNNTFNGIPLPSIAMLREDGEVEMLKQFGYEDFKGRLS, from the coding sequence ATGAAGTGGAATGAACTTCCGACACCATGCTATGTGGTGAATCAGAAAAAATTAAAAGAGAACTTAATAATATTGCATAATCTGGAGCAGGATACGGGATGCCATGTCCTGCTGGCGCAGAAAGCGTTTTCCACATATGCGCTCTATCCGTTGATCGGACAATACATCAGCGGTACCACAGCGAGCGGACTCTACGAGGCGCGTCTCGGCGCAGAGGAGATGGGGCGTGAGAACCATGTGTTTGCTCCGGCGTACAAGGACAGCGATATGGAGGAACTGGTCACGCTCTGCGACCATGTGATTTTTAATTCCTTTGCGCAGTATGTCAGACATAGGAAGAAGGTGGCGGCGCAGAATGCCGCCAGTGGTACGGAGCACCGTGTCAGCATCGGACTTCGGATCAATCCGGAGTATTCCACGCAGGAGGGACATGCGATCTATGATCCCTGCGCGCCCGGTTCCAGACTCGGCATGACAAGAGAGGCGTTTGAGAAAGGACTTGCCGGACTTGGCATGAGACGGCAGGAGGATGGAAGCTATGAACTGCCGGAGGATGTGGAGGGACTCCATTTTCACACGCTCTGCGAGCAGGACGCGGATGATCTGGAATGCACGTTTTATGCGTTTGAGGAGCAGTTTGCTTCTTATTTAAAACAGGTCCGGTGGCTGAATCTGGGCGGAGGACATCATATTACCAGACCGGGTTACCAGATAGAGCGTTTAAAGAAGCTTATCGGCTATATCAGGGAGACCTACGGACTTGCCGTGTATCTGGAGCCCGGCGAGGCGGTTGCCTTAAATGCGGGATATCTGGTAACGGAAGTGTGCGATATTGTACACAACGGGATGGATATTCTGATTCTGGATGCGTCTGCGGCGTGTCATATGCCGGACGTTCTTGAGATGCCGTATCGTCCACCGCTTCGGGACGGATTTGCGGCGGGGGAGCAGAAATACACCTATCGGCTGTCCTCGCTCACCTGTCTGGCGGGGGACGTCATCGGGGACTACAGTTTCACACATGAGATTCAGATCGGCGACCGTCTGGTGTTTGAGGACATGGCAATCTACTCGATGGTGAAGAATAATACCTTTAATGGAATTCCGCTTCCGTCGATCGCAATGCTCCGGGAAGACGGGGAGGTTGAGATGTTAAAGCAGTTCGGCTATGAAGATTTCAAAGGGCGGTTGTCATAA
- the speE gene encoding polyamine aminopropyltransferase — MELWFSDNQTDHVKVSVKVEKQLFGEQTDFQRIDVFESREFGRFLSSDGSIVFSEKDEFIYDEMIVHVPMAVHPHVKKVLVIGGGDGGVARELSYYEEIEQIDVVESDRTFVDVCRKFFPDNACGLEDPRVNIYYEDGLRFLRTKHDAYDLIINDAIDPLGHTAGLFTKEFYGNCYRALKEDGIMVYQHGSPFYDEDEESCRVMHRKASHSFPISRVYQAHIPTCSSGYWLFGFASKKYHPLTDLNVERWKARGIKTWYYTTNLHKGAFMLPKYVEDMLEEEEGRR, encoded by the coding sequence GTGGAGTTATGGTTTTCGGATAATCAGACCGATCATGTGAAGGTGTCGGTCAAAGTGGAGAAGCAGCTGTTCGGGGAGCAGACGGATTTTCAGAGGATCGACGTGTTTGAATCCAGGGAATTCGGCAGATTTTTAAGCTCCGATGGCAGTATCGTCTTCTCAGAAAAGGATGAGTTCATCTACGATGAGATGATTGTGCATGTGCCGATGGCGGTGCATCCGCATGTGAAAAAAGTGCTGGTCATCGGTGGCGGAGACGGCGGTGTGGCGAGAGAACTTTCCTATTATGAGGAGATCGAGCAGATCGACGTCGTGGAATCCGACCGGACATTCGTGGATGTGTGCAGGAAGTTTTTCCCGGACAACGCCTGCGGACTGGAAGATCCGCGCGTCAATATCTATTACGAGGATGGACTGCGCTTTCTGCGCACAAAGCATGATGCCTACGATCTGATCATCAATGATGCGATCGATCCGCTCGGGCATACGGCGGGATTGTTCACCAAGGAATTTTATGGGAACTGTTACCGCGCATTAAAAGAAGACGGCATTATGGTCTACCAGCACGGCAGTCCTTTTTATGACGAGGATGAGGAGTCCTGCCGCGTGATGCACCGCAAGGCGAGTCACAGTTTCCCGATCAGCCGTGTGTATCAGGCGCACATTCCGACCTGTTCCTCCGGGTACTGGCTGTTCGGATTTGCGTCAAAAAAATATCACCCGCTAACGGATCTGAATGTGGAGCGCTGGAAAGCGCGCGGGATCAAGACCTGGTATTATACGACCAATCTTCATAAGGGAGCGTTTATGCTGCCAAAATATGTCGAGGATATGCTTGAGGAAGAGGAAGGCAGAAGGTAG
- a CDS encoding lytic transglycosylase domain-containing protein: MSITILNYHDQAFVDQINAEAAARAEAERAAAEAAKAQAASSDFSSVLTNATDAYSGSTTCSGDLSAIFDEAANTYGVSSTLLKSIARAESNFNTSAVSSAGAVGIMQLMPATAASLGVTDSYDAYQNIMGGANLISQLLAKYNGDTSLALAAYNAGSANVDKYGGIPPFSETQNYVQKVLSYMGSDTNTVASASTAETSEDVATTVSNFIAANNISQDTVEKLLTLLEVLNA, from the coding sequence ATGAGTATTACGATCTTAAATTATCACGATCAGGCATTTGTGGATCAGATCAACGCCGAAGCTGCTGCCCGCGCTGAAGCGGAGAGAGCTGCCGCCGAAGCTGCAAAAGCGCAGGCTGCAAGTTCTGACTTTTCTTCCGTTTTAACGAATGCCACCGACGCCTACTCCGGCAGCACGACCTGCTCCGGAGACCTTTCCGCCATCTTTGATGAAGCGGCGAACACCTACGGCGTCTCCTCCACTCTTTTAAAATCAATCGCAAGAGCAGAGTCCAATTTTAATACAAGCGCTGTCAGCAGCGCCGGTGCTGTCGGTATTATGCAGCTGATGCCTGCCACCGCAGCATCTCTCGGTGTCACAGATTCCTACGATGCCTACCAGAATATCATGGGCGGTGCGAATCTGATCTCCCAGCTGCTTGCCAAGTACAACGGCGATACCTCTCTTGCGCTTGCGGCATACAACGCCGGCAGTGCAAATGTCGATAAATACGGCGGTATTCCACCGTTTAGCGAGACACAGAATTATGTCCAGAAGGTTCTCTCCTATATGGGAAGCGATACGAACACCGTTGCATCCGCATCCACTGCAGAGACTTCCGAAGATGTTGCAACGACGGTAAGCAATTTTATCGCGGCAAACAACATCAGCCAGGATACGGTAGAGAAGCTGCTTACGCTTCTTGAAGTGTTAAACGCTTAA
- the aguB gene encoding N-carbamoylputrescine amidase: MNRVKVAAIQMRCAASVEENLKKAEAMVRKAAAEGANVILLPELFEREYFCQQRRYDFYHYAKPVMENDAVRMGMRLAAELGVVLPISFYERDVNNLYNSIACIDADGTVLGVYRKTHIPDDHYYQEKFYFTPGDTGFQVFSTRYGRIGVGICWDQWFPESARCMALAGAELLFYPTAIGSEPILECDSMPHWRRCMQGHAAANLMPVVAANRIGEETVEPCEENGGQRSALVFYGSSFLTDETGEILAEAGRDEEEILVQEYDLDELDARRLEWGLFRDRRPECYGIISGR; encoded by the coding sequence ATGAACAGAGTGAAAGTGGCGGCAATTCAGATGCGCTGTGCGGCGTCTGTGGAGGAGAATTTAAAAAAGGCGGAAGCCATGGTGCGAAAGGCGGCGGCAGAGGGAGCAAACGTGATCCTTCTGCCGGAACTTTTTGAGCGGGAATATTTTTGCCAGCAGCGCCGGTATGACTTCTATCATTATGCAAAGCCTGTGATGGAGAACGATGCGGTGCGCATGGGCATGCGGCTTGCCGCGGAGCTTGGTGTGGTGCTCCCGATCAGCTTTTATGAGCGGGATGTGAACAACCTGTACAATTCCATCGCCTGTATCGACGCGGACGGAACAGTGCTCGGCGTTTATCGCAAGACGCATATCCCGGATGATCATTACTATCAGGAAAAGTTCTATTTTACGCCGGGGGATACCGGATTTCAGGTATTTTCTACGCGCTACGGCAGAATCGGCGTGGGAATCTGCTGGGATCAGTGGTTTCCGGAGAGCGCGCGCTGTATGGCGCTTGCAGGGGCGGAGCTGCTTTTTTATCCGACGGCGATCGGATCGGAACCGATCTTAGAGTGCGACAGTATGCCGCACTGGAGACGCTGTATGCAGGGACATGCGGCAGCCAATCTGATGCCCGTTGTTGCGGCAAACCGGATCGGGGAGGAGACGGTAGAACCCTGTGAGGAAAACGGCGGACAGCGTTCGGCGCTTGTTTTTTACGGATCGTCTTTCCTGACCGATGAGACCGGAGAAATTCTGGCGGAGGCAGGGCGCGACGAGGAAGAGATACTGGTGCAGGAATATGACCTGGACGAGCTGGATGCCAGACGGCTGGAGTGGGGGCTGTTCCGCGACAGGCGCCCGGAGTGCTACGGCATCATCAGCGGCAGGTAA
- a CDS encoding AzlC family ABC transporter permease: MKTKQVERKGTYLRAFRAAFPYTVPVLTGYLFIGMAFGVMIQEKGYNFLWAMLMSLVIYAGSGQYLAVNFFAPGVSLLNVIFMEFMVNIRHIFYGLSLLERFSKMGKKRLYMIFSLTDETYSLFFVTKVPKDVKEEQFLFAIAVLDQSYWIIGSGIGALLGNVLPFSTEGIDFAMTALFVVIMVEQWMEKQNRPSVVIGLVCGLVCRLVFGADNFILPTMICVMVILLSCKKIFDKMIPEDGKEGGEPECQ; encoded by the coding sequence ATGAAAACCAAACAAGTCGAGCGGAAAGGAACATATTTACGTGCATTTCGGGCAGCGTTTCCCTACACGGTACCGGTGCTCACCGGCTATCTGTTTATCGGGATGGCGTTCGGAGTGATGATACAGGAAAAAGGTTACAACTTCTTGTGGGCGATGCTCATGAGTCTGGTGATCTATGCGGGCAGCGGACAGTATCTTGCAGTCAACTTTTTCGCGCCGGGCGTCAGCCTCCTCAATGTGATTTTCATGGAATTTATGGTGAATATCCGCCATATTTTTTATGGACTGTCACTGCTGGAACGATTTTCTAAGATGGGGAAAAAGCGGCTTTACATGATCTTTTCCCTGACGGATGAGACCTACTCGCTTTTCTTCGTCACAAAAGTGCCGAAAGATGTGAAGGAGGAGCAGTTCTTGTTTGCGATTGCCGTGCTCGACCAGAGTTACTGGATCATCGGCTCCGGCATCGGCGCCCTGCTTGGAAATGTGCTCCCGTTCTCCACGGAGGGCATTGACTTTGCAATGACGGCATTGTTTGTGGTAATCATGGTGGAACAGTGGATGGAGAAGCAGAACCGTCCGAGCGTGGTGATCGGGCTGGTATGTGGACTGGTGTGCAGGCTGGTGTTCGGAGCGGACAATTTTATCCTTCCGACCATGATATGCGTCATGGTCATCCTGCTTTCCTGCAAAAAAATATTCGATAAAATGATTCCGGAGGACGGAAAGGAAGGAGGCGAGCCGGAGTGCCAGTAA
- a CDS encoding branched-chain amino acid transporter permease — translation MPVSVGRSLAIIFTVAGTIFFTRLIPFLFFPKGKEIPPIIRYLGRVLPPAVIGMLVIYCLKNVSVLAAPFGLPEFIAVAAVIMLHVWKRNNLLSIGAGTALYMFLIQVVF, via the coding sequence GTGCCAGTAAGTGTTGGAAGATCGCTTGCGATCATATTTACCGTGGCGGGAACGATATTTTTTACCAGGCTGATTCCGTTTCTGTTTTTCCCGAAAGGAAAAGAGATTCCGCCGATCATCCGGTATCTGGGGAGAGTGCTGCCCCCGGCGGTCATCGGAATGCTGGTGATCTACTGCCTGAAAAACGTGTCGGTGCTTGCGGCGCCTTTCGGCCTGCCGGAATTTATTGCCGTGGCGGCGGTCATCATGCTTCATGTATGGAAGCGCAACAATCTGCTCAGCATTGGTGCCGGAACGGCACTTTATATGTTTTTGATACAAGTCGTATTCTAG
- the aguA gene encoding agmatine deiminase produces MEKKMQKCAEDPKERMTTPQADGFFMPGEYEPHDGCILIWPSRPGSWIYGARDARIAFRDVIAAIAQSENVYVAAGRDAIDSAREMLIGEDAPWKKRVTVFELETDDAWARDVAPTFVKDGAGRMRAVNWSFNAWGGSVDGLYASWALDDAFAKAFAAKYGYACYDAAPFVLEGGSIHSDGEGTLLVTEACLLSAGRNPGLTRGEIEEKLRTYLGIEKVLWLPRGIYQDETNEHVDNVCAFLRPGEVVLAWTDDETDPQYPLSQQTLAYLEGETDARGRKLVIHKLPIPDHPVCITEEELAGYSFAEGEDEREAGERLAASYVNFYFSNEAVILPAFGGENEESDRRAAALLAQWNPGRKIISVQARAILVGGGNIHCITQQIPAAKMQQQNAAAKM; encoded by the coding sequence ATGGAGAAAAAGATGCAAAAGTGTGCAGAAGATCCAAAAGAGAGAATGACAACGCCGCAGGCGGACGGATTTTTTATGCCGGGGGAGTACGAACCGCATGACGGCTGTATTCTGATCTGGCCGTCGCGCCCGGGTTCCTGGATTTACGGCGCACGCGATGCGCGGATTGCATTCCGGGATGTGATTGCAGCGATTGCGCAGAGTGAAAACGTATATGTGGCAGCCGGGCGGGATGCCATTGACTCCGCGCGAGAGATGCTGATCGGTGAGGACGCGCCGTGGAAAAAGCGGGTGACGGTCTTTGAACTGGAGACAGACGATGCCTGGGCAAGAGATGTGGCGCCGACCTTTGTGAAAGACGGCGCCGGCAGGATGCGGGCAGTGAATTGGTCATTTAACGCCTGGGGAGGATCGGTGGACGGACTGTATGCATCCTGGGCGTTGGACGATGCGTTTGCAAAGGCGTTTGCCGCAAAGTATGGCTATGCGTGTTACGATGCCGCGCCGTTTGTACTGGAGGGCGGATCGATTCACAGCGACGGTGAGGGGACGCTTCTGGTGACGGAGGCGTGCCTTTTGAGCGCGGGGCGCAATCCGGGGCTTACGCGCGGGGAGATCGAGGAGAAGCTTAGAACTTATCTTGGCATAGAAAAAGTGCTGTGGCTGCCGCGTGGAATCTATCAGGATGAGACGAACGAACATGTGGATAACGTCTGCGCGTTCCTGCGCCCGGGCGAGGTGGTGCTTGCCTGGACGGACGATGAAACAGATCCCCAGTATCCGCTATCACAGCAGACGCTTGCGTACCTGGAGGGCGAGACGGATGCGCGCGGAAGAAAGCTTGTCATTCACAAGCTTCCGATTCCCGATCATCCGGTCTGCATTACAGAGGAGGAACTGGCAGGTTATTCGTTTGCCGAAGGGGAGGATGAGCGGGAGGCGGGAGAGCGTCTTGCGGCATCCTACGTGAACTTTTATTTTTCCAATGAGGCAGTTATTCTTCCGGCGTTCGGCGGGGAGAATGAGGAGAGTGACAGGCGCGCTGCCGCACTGCTTGCGCAGTGGAATCCGGGGCGGAAGATTATTTCGGTGCAGGCGCGTGCAATTTTAGTCGGCGGCGGGAATATCCACTGTATTACACAGCAGATCCCGGCGGCAAAAATGCAGCAGCAAAACGCAGCAGCAAAAATGTAG
- a CDS encoding saccharopine dehydrogenase family protein produces the protein MGRLLIIGCGGVAGVAIHKCCQNSKTFSEICIASRTKEKCDALKEKLQGTTDTVITTAKVDADNVDELIALIRDYKPDAVLNVALPYQDLTIMDACLACKVDYIDTANYEPEDTDDPAWRAIYEKRCKEAGFTAYFDYSWQWAYQKRFTDAGITALLGSGFDPGVTSVFTAYALKHYFDEIEYIDILDCNGGDHGYPFATNFNPEINLREVSANGSYWEDGHWVETKPMEIKREYNFPQVGEKDMYLLHHEEIESLAKNVPGVKRIRFFMTFGQSYLTHMQCLEDVGMLSTSPIQYEGREIVPIQFLKALLPDPASLGPRTVGKTNIGCIFTGKKDGKEKTIYIYNVCDHQECYREVGSQAISYTTGVPAMIGAALVVDKVWDKDGVFNIEEFDPDPFMDMLNQYGLPWVVDENPKTVA, from the coding sequence ATGGGAAGATTATTGATTATCGGATGTGGCGGAGTAGCAGGGGTGGCAATTCACAAATGCTGCCAGAACAGCAAGACTTTTTCGGAGATCTGCATTGCAAGCCGCACAAAAGAAAAATGTGACGCGTTAAAAGAAAAGCTGCAGGGAACGACGGATACAGTGATCACGACAGCGAAGGTGGATGCGGATAATGTGGACGAACTGATCGCACTGATCCGTGACTACAAGCCGGATGCCGTGTTAAATGTGGCGCTGCCTTACCAGGATCTGACGATTATGGATGCCTGCCTGGCATGCAAGGTGGACTACATCGATACCGCGAACTACGAACCGGAAGATACCGACGACCCGGCGTGGCGTGCAATTTATGAGAAGCGCTGCAAGGAGGCGGGCTTTACCGCGTACTTCGATTATTCCTGGCAGTGGGCATATCAGAAACGCTTTACAGATGCCGGCATCACGGCGCTTCTTGGCAGCGGCTTTGACCCGGGCGTGACGAGCGTGTTTACCGCCTATGCGCTGAAGCATTATTTCGATGAGATCGAGTACATCGATATCTTAGACTGCAACGGTGGAGACCACGGTTATCCGTTCGCCACCAATTTCAACCCGGAGATCAACCTCCGCGAGGTATCCGCAAACGGCTCCTACTGGGAGGACGGACACTGGGTAGAGACAAAACCGATGGAAATTAAAAGAGAATATAATTTCCCACAGGTTGGCGAGAAAGACATGTATCTGCTTCATCATGAGGAGATCGAGTCTCTGGCAAAGAATGTGCCGGGAGTCAAGCGCATCCGTTTCTTCATGACCTTCGGTCAGAGCTATCTGACTCATATGCAGTGTCTGGAGGATGTCGGAATGCTCTCCACTTCCCCGATCCAGTATGAGGGAAGAGAGATCGTGCCGATCCAGTTCTTAAAGGCATTGCTTCCGGATCCGGCGTCACTGGGTCCTAGAACCGTTGGCAAGACGAACATCGGTTGTATTTTTACCGGCAAGAAGGATGGCAAGGAAAAGACGATCTATATCTACAACGTCTGCGATCACCAGGAGTGCTACAGGGAGGTTGGCTCACAGGCGATCTCCTACACGACAGGAGTTCCGGCAATGATCGGTGCAGCACTTGTTGTAGATAAGGTGTGGGATAAGGACGGCGTCTTCAATATCGAGGAGTTTGATCCGGATCCGTTTATGGATATGCTCAATCAGTACGGACTGCCGTGGGTTGTCGATGAGAACCCCAAGACGGTGGCGTAG